The window AGTCCGCCGCGATGATCGGCGCAAGCGGCGCGATTAGCGCGGTGATGGGCGCTTATCTCGTCATCTATCCGCGTTGCACGGTTTTGTTTTTTACGCCGTTTTTAGGATTGATGCGTCAGCCGGTCCTGGTTTACATGTTCATCTGGTTTGCCGTGCAGATCGGTTATGGATATGTTCGGCTGAAGCAGGGCGATGGCGGCGGTGTGGCTTGGTTCGCACACCTCGGCGGTTTTGTTGCAGGCATCGCCCTGGTGAAACCGCTGCAGATACTCAAAATCCATTCCTCACGTCGGCAAGCTCATGTCGCCGCGCCTGGTCGTGTCGGCCAGGATCGTCAAACTATTTTGTAATCGCAAACGGAGTGCGATGCTTCTCTTTTTTTCTCCCCGAAGAAAAACGTTTGCTCCGTCTAACAACCCATCCTTCGCTTGTTCCCTCAGTCAACTCTTCTAAACACGAGGCAAATCACTATGATAACATTGCACGTAGAATTGGGCGCCCGGCGTTATCCGATCTTGATCGCGCCGGCACTTTTGGCGCAAACCGGGGAACACCTGCGGCGCTTTGATGCTGGCTCACGTTTTGTAGTTATCACGAATGAAATCGTTGATCAGTATTATGGTGAACGCGTGATGCTGAGCTTAAGCCACGCAGGACTAACCGCGGATAAAATTAGCGTTCCTGACGGCGAGCCTCAGAAGTCTCTCACCACGATCGATTTCATCATTGGGCGCATGTTGGAGCTGCAGTGTGATCGTCAAACCGTGGTGCTGGCATTGGGCGGCGGCGTGATCGGCGATCTTGCGGGCTTTGCGGCCTCGTGTTATATGCGTGGTACTCCGTTTATACAAATGCCGACCACTCTGTTGGCGCAAGTTGATGCGAGCATTGGAGGCAAAGTGGGCGTCAATCATCGCCTGGGCAAGAACATGATCGGCGCGTTTCATCAGCCCAGGCTGGTGCTGATTGATATCGAAACGTTGCACACGTTGCCGCCGCATGAAATCGCAGCGGGCTTTGCGGAGATCGTCAAACATGCATTGATTTATGACCGCCCTTATTTCGAATTTTTGGAAAACAAGCGGGACCGCATTATGGCCGTGGAGGAGGAAACGATGACGGAGGCCATCCGCCGCAGCTGTGAAATTAAAAGCGAGATCGTCAGCCGGGATGAGCGCGAAGCGGGTTTGCGCGGGTTGTTAAATTTTGGTCACACGATTGGGCATGCTTTGGAGGCAGCTCACGGTTTTACCGGCCTGCGCCACGGCGAAGCAGTTTGGATTGGCATGCTGGCAGAAGCCTATATTGCAACAAAATCGCAATATTTGGCGGATTCGGAGTTTGCGCGGTTGGATAAATTTCTGCGCAACCTTCCGCTATCCATACAATTGGGCGGTATTTCTATGGACGAAATAGAGTATCTGATGGCACGCGATAAAAAAAATGCTGCCGGCGCCATTCGCATGGTTATGTTGCAAACCATCGGTCAAGCGACACTCACAGCCGAATGGCAGACAGATTGCCTCGCGGAGGCGATCCGCTATGCGTTGGCGGCGTTTGAGGATGGACGAGAGTTTCAGTGAAAGTAAGAGACCATGAACGAGCTTTTTTATTTTACCTTTGCCGATTTGATGATTCGAGTGGAATACCATGCCGACGCCAATGCGCTGCGCTATGCCAGCCATCGGAAAGTTACGTTTGAAGAACGGGTTCTCGTCGAGCAATACCTGCTGTCAAATGTCGCGTTGAAAACCGATTATTATAAAAAGCAGCCGGCGCTTTTCATCTATCTCGGCCTGGAGCAGCAACTGGCAAAGGAACTCAATCTCTTTCATCTGAAAAGCACCTTGCGCAAACTGGCGGCCAAGGAGAAAAACGTCAACGCCTCAGTCGAAGGATTGATCAACCAGTCGATGTCGAATTATTATTTTGAACAAATCGGCGATGCCATTGTTACTCT is drawn from Cytophagia bacterium CHB2 and contains these coding sequences:
- a CDS encoding rhomboid family intramembrane serine protease, which encodes SAAMIGASGAISAVMGAYLVIYPRCTVLFFTPFLGLMRQPVLVYMFIWFAVQIGYGYVRLKQGDGGGVAWFAHLGGFVAGIALVKPLQILKIHSSRRQAHVAAPGRVGQDRQTIL
- the aroB gene encoding 3-dehydroquinate synthase; its protein translation is MITLHVELGARRYPILIAPALLAQTGEHLRRFDAGSRFVVITNEIVDQYYGERVMLSLSHAGLTADKISVPDGEPQKSLTTIDFIIGRMLELQCDRQTVVLALGGGVIGDLAGFAASCYMRGTPFIQMPTTLLAQVDASIGGKVGVNHRLGKNMIGAFHQPRLVLIDIETLHTLPPHEIAAGFAEIVKHALIYDRPYFEFLENKRDRIMAVEEETMTEAIRRSCEIKSEIVSRDEREAGLRGLLNFGHTIGHALEAAHGFTGLRHGEAVWIGMLAEAYIATKSQYLADSEFARLDKFLRNLPLSIQLGGISMDEIEYLMARDKKNAAGAIRMVMLQTIGQATLTAEWQTDCLAEAIRYALAAFEDGREFQ